A section of the Halopiger aswanensis genome encodes:
- a CDS encoding glycosyltransferase family 2 protein produces MSELALGVTVFKRPNKLKNLLHSVKGDQIDRVIIADNGNMTEEKREIYNNFSKTDITVLDIEYDSGLGNSRKQIVDELNEEYLLIVDSDIELPKNVVELRDQLEIRSDLGGVGGILWEEKRIRSDCYDLYDQGNIIFRGIRGKKEVKKVANAPLVEFDVIQNVAIFRRECLEDYCWDPKYKIGWEHTDFFLGHMQNTNWEFAVNPNVIFKHNPGGDNEYMKSRKNRKRLEKSKKYFLQKWGYKQVVNGQVRWLQSNDGILTKRRLFEESIKRVLLTLPVNVQVLLMRMRDKLRYLKGKPPF; encoded by the coding sequence ATGAGCGAGCTTGCCTTAGGAGTGACTGTTTTCAAACGCCCAAATAAATTAAAAAACCTCCTTCACTCGGTAAAAGGGGACCAAATTGATCGAGTCATCATTGCTGATAACGGAAATATGACAGAAGAAAAGAGGGAAATATATAATAACTTCTCTAAAACCGATATAACTGTTCTTGACATAGAATACGACTCTGGGCTAGGAAATAGTCGAAAGCAAATAGTTGATGAACTTAACGAGGAGTATTTACTGATCGTAGATAGCGATATAGAGTTGCCAAAAAATGTAGTTGAACTTCGTGATCAGCTCGAGATTCGGTCTGATCTTGGTGGTGTCGGTGGGATTCTTTGGGAAGAAAAAAGGATTCGAAGCGACTGTTACGACCTCTACGATCAAGGAAATATAATTTTTAGAGGCATTAGGGGGAAAAAAGAGGTGAAAAAGGTAGCAAATGCACCGCTTGTTGAGTTCGATGTTATTCAAAATGTAGCTATATTCCGCCGAGAGTGTTTAGAGGATTATTGCTGGGACCCAAAGTATAAGATAGGTTGGGAACACACAGATTTCTTCTTGGGTCATATGCAAAACACGAACTGGGAATTTGCGGTAAATCCAAATGTAATATTTAAACATAATCCAGGTGGTGATAACGAATATATGAAATCTAGGAAAAACAGGAAAAGACTAGAAAAAAGCAAAAAATATTTTCTACAGAAGTGGGGGTATAAACAGGTAGTCAATGGTCAGGTAAGGTGGCTTCAGTCAAATGATGGTATTTTAACAAAAAGAAGGCTATTCGAAGAATCTATCAAACGTGTTCTTCTGACTCTTCCAGTAAATGTTCAAGTGCTACTAATGCGAATGAGGGATAAATTACGATATTTGAAAGGCAAACCCCCTTTCTAA
- a CDS encoding alkaline phosphatase family protein, whose translation MTVVVLGIDALDPDLVDPDEHPSLTLEGHKRINTINSASGEPSTHELWPTIITGLPPKKHGLELEDGVAWENPFLRVGSSIANILVPDEIQTRIGAWLLNNTDQDAFRVESSYYSENGIDTVFDGRDASPIGIPNYVTDPDSEDREHQLRRSLGNLFERDLNTESGHVSSDPEAFYELCMEMAMIRIARVRRALRSQEYELVFGYTSGLDLIGHVAFDRPSMQMAVYEELDQFVSELRGDLTDDDVLILVSDHGLQDGVHTHEAMVATTHPETIEPITGVESVRDGIEYALNDSNHEPTGRQFEQKRSREQSEQVKSQLEDLGYI comes from the coding sequence ATGACAGTCGTTGTTTTGGGGATCGATGCACTTGATCCAGACCTCGTCGATCCAGATGAACATCCGAGTCTGACCTTAGAAGGGCACAAGCGGATCAATACGATAAATAGTGCTTCGGGAGAACCGAGTACACATGAGCTTTGGCCAACAATTATCACTGGACTCCCGCCCAAAAAACACGGCCTAGAGCTTGAAGACGGCGTTGCCTGGGAAAATCCGTTTCTTAGGGTTGGTAGTTCGATCGCAAATATCTTAGTTCCTGATGAAATTCAAACTCGTATCGGTGCGTGGCTCCTCAACAATACTGATCAGGATGCGTTCCGTGTAGAATCATCCTATTATAGCGAAAATGGAATTGATACGGTCTTTGATGGTCGTGACGCTTCTCCGATCGGAATCCCGAACTACGTTACTGACCCAGATTCAGAAGACCGAGAACATCAACTTCGGCGAAGTCTCGGTAATCTTTTCGAGCGCGATCTCAATACCGAATCCGGACACGTTTCGTCCGATCCCGAAGCATTCTACGAACTTTGTATGGAGATGGCAATGATCCGGATCGCTCGTGTCCGACGTGCTCTTCGGAGTCAAGAGTATGAGCTCGTGTTTGGATATACGAGTGGACTGGATCTAATTGGACATGTAGCGTTCGATCGTCCAAGTATGCAGATGGCAGTGTACGAAGAGCTTGATCAGTTCGTTAGCGAACTTCGTGGTGATCTTACCGACGATGATGTACTCATCCTTGTAAGCGACCACGGTCTCCAAGACGGTGTTCACACCCATGAGGCGATGGTTGCAACCACGCATCCAGAAACAATTGAACCGATCACTGGAGTAGAAAGTGTTCGAGATGGAATCGAATACGCACTGAATGACAGTAATCATGAACCAACTGGACGCCAATTCGAACAAAAACGAAGCAGAGAACAGTCAGAACAGGTCAAAAGCCAGCTCGAAGATCTCGGATACATATAA
- a CDS encoding glycosyltransferase family 4 protein yields the protein MPDDDDICVVTQPVSSASQSHVETLVEILGAITTVSLLTANLPNDSSIRDDHEVIDIAMVGTGSSISTAAIRFLQNQIRMAREIWGRDESIVLFFGTTAYLIPLLAAKASGKTVVLEPRGDVPLTLRLHWEERVPSAIARGLAGSIRLLEEIGYRLADAIITYTPSMAKELKLERFEEKLYPHGARYIDTDRFSPRISYDERNQIVGFLGRLDEEKGIRELAEVAKHLSDDIMFVFAGDGDLKEWLEAELSDEINSGAVELTGWIDREDVPKVLSRFGLLVLPSQPTEGLPTVILESFACGTPVYATPVSGIPDVVREDETGMRMSNRNPRTIAARIEDFYSRDDRHKMSANGRQLAKSEYSFQAATQRYQEILSNIG from the coding sequence ATGCCCGACGACGATGATATCTGCGTCGTTACACAACCCGTATCCAGTGCGAGTCAGTCGCATGTAGAAACCCTCGTAGAAATTCTCGGTGCAATCACTACTGTCTCGCTGCTCACCGCAAACCTGCCGAACGATTCCTCGATCCGTGACGATCATGAGGTCATCGACATCGCAATGGTTGGTACCGGCAGTTCGATTTCGACTGCTGCTATCCGGTTTCTCCAGAATCAGATTCGAATGGCACGTGAAATCTGGGGCCGGGATGAGTCGATTGTCCTCTTTTTCGGGACAACAGCGTATCTCATCCCGCTTCTCGCGGCGAAGGCATCCGGAAAGACTGTTGTGCTCGAGCCACGTGGAGATGTCCCGCTCACACTACGATTACACTGGGAAGAGCGCGTTCCATCGGCTATTGCTCGAGGATTAGCCGGTTCGATACGGCTCTTAGAAGAGATTGGCTACCGATTGGCCGACGCTATCATCACGTATACCCCATCAATGGCCAAGGAACTAAAGCTTGAGCGGTTTGAGGAGAAACTGTATCCACATGGAGCACGGTACATTGACACAGATCGATTTTCTCCAAGGATATCGTATGACGAGCGCAATCAGATAGTCGGTTTTCTTGGGCGACTCGACGAAGAAAAGGGAATTCGGGAACTCGCCGAAGTCGCGAAGCATCTCTCGGACGATATAATGTTTGTTTTTGCAGGTGATGGCGACCTGAAGGAGTGGCTGGAAGCGGAACTTTCAGACGAGATTAATTCTGGAGCGGTAGAACTGACTGGATGGATTGACCGAGAGGATGTTCCTAAAGTCTTAAGCCGATTTGGACTTTTGGTGTTACCTTCCCAACCAACAGAAGGTCTTCCAACAGTTATATTGGAATCCTTCGCGTGTGGAACACCAGTTTACGCAACACCCGTTTCGGGAATCCCAGATGTCGTCCGTGAAGATGAAACTGGGATGAGAATGTCAAACCGAAACCCGAGAACGATAGCTGCTCGAATAGAAGATTTCTATTCAAGAGATGATCGGCATAAAATGAGCGCGAATGGGAGACAACTAGCCAAATCAGAATATAGCTTTCAGGCAGCGACACAACGGTATCAAGAAATCCTCTCCAATATTGGGTGA
- a CDS encoding nucleotide sugar dehydrogenase: protein MRSTTRVGVVGLGYVGLPLALAFARSGYDVVGVDVDQDRITALKRGESYITDVADDEVQSVVNDRFHPTTDYEDLADVDGVSICVPTPLRKTGQPDLSYVADATERLADVLPDGCTVVLESTVYPGATEELVAPTLAENGKSVGEDVYVAFSPERIDPGRDDYRLTEIPKVLGGVTADCSDHAMALYEPIFDDVVRVTSSTEAELVKLLENTFRAVNIGMINEVAMIAHELGVDVWEVVEAASTKPYGFMPFYPGPGLGGHCIPIDPLYLSWKAGQQDIQTRFIDLADRINREMPLHVVRRVTDLLNQEGLAVSQSSILVVGVAYKPDVSDVRESPAYDVMGLLEERHADLAYHDPHVSQFDVEGTTYESVGLTRNRLQDADCVLVLTDHSVIDFDHVVEQASLVFDARNATKDADSETVYRL, encoded by the coding sequence ATGCGGTCTACCACTCGAGTCGGCGTCGTCGGACTCGGTTACGTCGGGCTTCCGCTCGCGCTGGCTTTTGCTCGCTCCGGATACGATGTCGTCGGTGTCGACGTCGATCAAGACCGAATTACGGCGCTCAAACGCGGCGAATCGTATATTACTGACGTTGCGGACGACGAAGTCCAATCCGTCGTCAATGATCGGTTTCATCCAACAACCGATTACGAGGATCTTGCCGACGTAGACGGAGTTTCGATTTGTGTCCCGACCCCGCTGCGAAAGACGGGCCAACCTGACCTCTCTTACGTCGCCGACGCTACCGAACGGCTCGCCGATGTCCTCCCAGACGGTTGTACTGTCGTCCTCGAGAGCACCGTCTATCCGGGTGCAACTGAGGAATTGGTTGCACCAACGCTGGCAGAAAACGGCAAGTCAGTCGGTGAAGACGTCTACGTCGCCTTCTCTCCCGAACGGATCGATCCCGGGCGGGACGATTATCGCTTAACCGAGATTCCAAAGGTACTCGGCGGCGTGACGGCCGACTGCAGCGACCACGCAATGGCGCTGTACGAGCCGATCTTCGACGATGTTGTTCGGGTAACGTCGTCGACTGAAGCTGAGCTGGTCAAACTCCTCGAGAACACGTTCCGGGCGGTCAACATCGGAATGATAAACGAGGTCGCGATGATTGCCCACGAGTTGGGCGTCGACGTCTGGGAAGTCGTCGAAGCAGCCTCCACGAAGCCCTACGGGTTCATGCCATTCTATCCGGGCCCGGGACTCGGCGGCCACTGCATTCCTATTGATCCGCTGTACCTCTCGTGGAAAGCCGGTCAACAGGATATACAGACGCGCTTTATCGACCTCGCAGATCGGATCAACCGTGAGATGCCCCTCCACGTCGTCCGTCGTGTAACCGATCTTCTCAATCAGGAGGGGCTGGCAGTATCCCAATCGTCTATTCTCGTTGTTGGCGTAGCATACAAGCCGGACGTTTCGGACGTTCGAGAGTCGCCGGCCTATGATGTGATGGGACTACTTGAGGAGCGTCACGCCGATCTTGCGTACCACGACCCCCACGTCTCCCAATTCGATGTAGAAGGGACGACCTATGAGTCGGTCGGACTAACTCGGAACCGACTGCAAGACGCTGACTGCGTACTGGTACTGACTGACCACAGTGTGATCGATTTCGATCATGTTGTAGAGCAAGCCTCGCTGGTATTCGACGCGCGAAACGCGACTAAAGACGCGGACTCCGAGACGGTGTATCGACTCTGA
- the aglG gene encoding glucosyl-dolichyl phosphate glucuronosyltransferase yields the protein MEVSVVVCTYSMERLDAFYEAVDSILEQTYEPIEIVLVIDGNERVFERVRDRYGDHENVVLHCNDENQGISYSRTKGGEIASGDVVAFIDDDATAHPTWIEELVDVYDETDALAVGGRMAPDWVAGRPKFLPEEFYWLIGVTHRGFAEPGEEVRNTFGSNLSFKREVFLDLGGFDPNVGRKGEKEMQAHESEIGARLRRQYNQGVIYHPDAIVEHKVFDYRTQLTWLLNRAFMQGYSKRVLAKLAPDASGDKNEFLSQLLLEFVPDRLRKLVRNPSVEQASQLLMLFLLTGTVGLGYLYGIATVR from the coding sequence ATGGAAGTATCGGTCGTCGTATGTACGTACTCCATGGAGCGCCTCGATGCGTTCTACGAGGCGGTTGATAGTATTCTCGAGCAAACGTACGAACCGATCGAGATCGTTCTCGTCATCGACGGAAACGAACGCGTCTTCGAACGCGTTCGTGATCGATACGGTGATCACGAGAACGTCGTCCTGCACTGTAACGACGAAAACCAGGGCATCTCGTATAGCCGAACGAAGGGCGGTGAAATCGCCTCCGGCGACGTCGTTGCGTTTATCGACGACGATGCGACTGCACACCCCACCTGGATCGAAGAGCTCGTCGATGTCTACGACGAAACCGACGCGTTAGCCGTCGGCGGTCGGATGGCCCCTGACTGGGTTGCGGGTCGGCCCAAATTTCTGCCTGAAGAGTTCTACTGGCTTATTGGAGTCACCCATAGAGGGTTCGCCGAACCCGGCGAGGAAGTCCGGAATACGTTCGGATCGAACCTCTCGTTCAAGCGTGAGGTCTTCCTTGATCTAGGTGGATTCGATCCGAACGTCGGTCGAAAGGGCGAGAAGGAAATGCAGGCCCACGAGAGCGAAATCGGGGCGCGGCTGCGCCGCCAGTACAATCAGGGTGTTATCTACCATCCGGACGCTATCGTCGAGCACAAGGTCTTCGACTACCGGACGCAGCTCACGTGGCTTCTCAACCGCGCGTTCATGCAGGGGTACTCTAAGCGCGTGCTCGCGAAACTTGCTCCGGACGCGTCAGGCGACAAAAACGAGTTCCTCAGCCAGTTACTCCTCGAGTTCGTCCCTGATCGACTTCGCAAACTCGTTCGGAACCCGTCGGTCGAACAGGCTTCACAGTTGCTCATGCTTTTCCTCTTGACTGGAACTGTCGGCCTTGGGTATCTCTACGGTATTGCTACAGTTCGGTAA
- a CDS encoding NAD-dependent epimerase/dehydratase family protein, giving the protein MTILVTGADGYLGWPTALRIADRTKDRVVLVDNFGRREWVESVGSTSAVPVAEMNERLEAAEEVHGCTNLSFIEADLTDKDPVDQLLTVHEPETIVHTAAQPSAPYSQINGERANFTQHNNLQATRNLLWGLEEHDLTDTHFIETTTTGVYGAPEFPIPEGGATMENQGERDEVPFPAMAGSWYHLTKSHDAANMRLAHDQFDIPVSDVRTAITYGTETEETAADPRLATRFDFDYYFGVVAHRFCAQAVAGYPMTVYGKGEQRKPFIALEDAVEGLARLALIDPDDRPDDHVIYNQVTRAISIVEIAETIADVSDEFGLDVDVEHFENPREEDETHKMEIENDRYADLIDGQSTTFEEGVRDVLDTLVEYQGRVEAHEDRFLPDVLADREAESIATEGSSSSSDEPQSADVEAE; this is encoded by the coding sequence ATGACTATACTCGTGACGGGCGCTGATGGCTACCTCGGCTGGCCGACTGCACTTCGGATCGCAGATCGCACGAAGGATCGAGTCGTCCTCGTCGATAACTTCGGCCGTCGGGAATGGGTCGAGTCCGTCGGCTCGACGAGCGCCGTTCCAGTCGCCGAGATGAACGAGCGACTCGAGGCCGCCGAAGAAGTCCACGGCTGCACGAACCTCTCGTTCATCGAAGCCGACCTCACCGACAAAGACCCTGTCGACCAGCTGCTTACGGTCCACGAGCCGGAAACGATCGTCCACACCGCCGCACAGCCCTCCGCACCCTACTCACAAATCAACGGCGAGCGCGCGAACTTCACGCAGCACAATAACCTGCAGGCGACGCGCAACCTGCTGTGGGGACTCGAGGAGCACGACCTGACCGACACGCACTTCATCGAGACGACGACGACCGGCGTCTACGGCGCGCCCGAGTTCCCGATCCCCGAAGGCGGCGCAACGATGGAGAACCAGGGCGAGCGCGACGAGGTACCGTTCCCCGCGATGGCCGGCAGCTGGTACCACCTGACGAAGTCCCACGACGCGGCCAACATGCGCTTGGCCCACGACCAGTTCGATATCCCGGTCTCCGATGTTCGGACCGCAATCACCTACGGAACTGAAACCGAAGAGACGGCCGCAGATCCGCGACTGGCGACCAGGTTCGACTTCGACTACTACTTCGGCGTCGTCGCCCACCGATTCTGCGCGCAGGCCGTCGCCGGCTACCCGATGACCGTCTACGGGAAGGGCGAACAGCGCAAGCCGTTCATCGCCCTCGAGGACGCCGTGGAGGGGCTAGCCCGTCTGGCCCTCATCGATCCAGACGACCGGCCGGACGATCACGTCATCTACAACCAGGTGACCCGCGCGATCAGCATCGTCGAGATCGCGGAGACGATCGCCGACGTTTCCGACGAGTTCGGGCTCGACGTCGACGTCGAGCACTTCGAGAACCCGCGCGAGGAGGACGAGACCCACAAGATGGAGATCGAGAACGATCGGTACGCCGACCTGATCGACGGCCAGTCGACGACGTTCGAGGAGGGCGTCAGAGACGTGCTCGACACGCTGGTCGAGTATCAGGGTCGCGTCGAGGCGCACGAGGATCGATTCCTGCCGGACGTATTGGCCGACAGGGAAGCAGAATCGATCGCAACCGAGGGCTCGAGTTCCTCGAGCGACGAACCGCAGTCCGCCGACGTCGAGGCCGAGTAA
- a CDS encoding NAD-dependent epimerase/dehydratase family protein has translation MRVLVTGGCGYIGSALVPKLLADERVDEVVVFDSLASGSPANLRGCIGAGLEFRRGDVRNYGDIESAMRGVDGVIHLAAITGAASTHDRREETFAVNRDGTANVLTAAGKLDIESVVFASSCNNYGRTASTNIDETTEQNPLNPYAESKVESEQLLADAIDDYGFDGTALRMSTNYGWAPGIRFNLVVNHFVFRGLTERPLTVYGDGTNWRPFIHVEDAARAYAHALLEPESWPRTVYNVGATEENYRIAHIASIVRDELGLERDLDITFLEDEHPGPSYHVNFDRLSETGFEPEWTLREGIRDLAKRLQGDRTSTAMLEA, from the coding sequence ATGCGCGTCCTCGTGACCGGCGGCTGCGGCTACATCGGAAGCGCGCTCGTCCCAAAGTTGCTCGCAGACGAGCGGGTCGACGAGGTCGTCGTCTTCGACTCCTTGGCGTCCGGATCGCCGGCGAATCTTCGGGGCTGTATCGGCGCCGGACTCGAGTTCCGCCGTGGTGACGTACGGAACTACGGCGACATCGAGAGCGCGATGCGGGGCGTCGACGGCGTCATCCATCTCGCAGCGATCACGGGGGCGGCCTCGACGCACGACCGTCGCGAGGAAACGTTCGCGGTCAACCGCGACGGGACGGCCAACGTCCTCACCGCCGCCGGCAAGCTCGACATCGAGTCGGTCGTCTTTGCGTCGTCGTGCAACAACTACGGGCGGACGGCCAGTACGAACATCGACGAGACGACCGAGCAGAATCCGCTCAACCCCTACGCGGAGTCGAAGGTCGAATCCGAGCAGTTGCTCGCCGACGCGATCGACGACTACGGCTTCGACGGCACGGCGCTGCGGATGAGCACGAACTACGGTTGGGCGCCCGGCATCCGGTTCAATCTAGTCGTGAACCACTTCGTCTTCCGCGGGCTGACCGAGCGGCCGCTGACGGTGTACGGCGACGGCACCAACTGGCGGCCGTTCATCCACGTCGAGGACGCGGCGCGGGCGTACGCCCACGCGCTCCTCGAGCCCGAGTCGTGGCCCCGGACGGTCTACAACGTCGGCGCAACCGAGGAGAACTACCGAATCGCCCACATCGCGTCGATCGTCCGCGACGAACTCGGCCTCGAGCGCGACCTCGACATCACCTTCCTCGAGGACGAACACCCGGGCCCGTCGTACCACGTGAACTTTGATCGACTCTCGGAGACGGGCTTCGAACCGGAGTGGACGCTCCGTGAGGGGATTCGAGATCTCGCGAAGCGACTGCAAGGTGATCGAACGAGCACGGCGATGCTCGAAGCGTAA
- a CDS encoding NAD-dependent epimerase/dehydratase family protein, whose product MTEATTDRDEAATDDEPTIAITGAAGYIGSRVVQQLQTTHPDWNLRALDNYYRGQVESVGETDIDHVDIRDRRRLEEAFEGADIVLHLAAVSGVDDCDENPDLAYEVNVTGTNNVAWFCRKTGAGLVFPFSMAVLGDPEQFPITADQSRDPFNWYGRTKLLGERAIESFADGAFPAHLFLKSNLYGDHAVDGTVVSKPTVINFFVERATAGEPLTVYEPGTQSRNFVHVKDVARAYVRSAERMLTQLSNGDTGTETYEIAGNEDPSVMAVAETVQDLAREELDETVDVELIENPRSDETMVEDFAVDTSKANEVLEWEARHTVEESVRDLLRRRA is encoded by the coding sequence ATGACGGAAGCAACGACCGATCGCGACGAGGCTGCGACGGACGACGAACCGACGATCGCGATCACCGGCGCGGCCGGTTACATCGGCAGTCGCGTCGTCCAGCAGTTGCAGACGACCCATCCCGACTGGAACCTTCGTGCGCTCGACAACTACTACCGCGGACAGGTCGAGTCCGTTGGCGAGACCGACATCGACCATGTCGATATTCGCGATCGACGGCGCCTCGAGGAAGCCTTCGAGGGCGCAGATATCGTCCTGCACCTCGCGGCGGTCAGCGGCGTCGACGACTGCGACGAGAACCCAGATCTGGCCTACGAGGTCAACGTCACGGGGACGAACAACGTCGCCTGGTTCTGCCGCAAGACCGGAGCGGGACTCGTCTTCCCGTTCAGTATGGCGGTGCTCGGCGACCCAGAACAGTTCCCGATCACCGCCGACCAGTCGCGGGACCCGTTCAACTGGTACGGGCGGACGAAGCTCCTCGGCGAACGGGCCATCGAGTCGTTTGCCGACGGCGCGTTCCCTGCACACCTGTTCCTGAAGTCGAACCTGTACGGCGATCACGCCGTCGACGGAACCGTCGTCTCGAAGCCAACCGTGATCAACTTCTTCGTCGAGCGAGCGACGGCGGGCGAACCGCTGACGGTGTACGAACCGGGGACCCAGTCCCGAAACTTCGTCCACGTCAAAGACGTCGCCAGGGCGTACGTCCGGAGCGCCGAACGGATGCTCACGCAGCTGTCGAACGGCGACACTGGAACGGAAACGTACGAGATCGCCGGGAACGAGGATCCCTCGGTAATGGCGGTCGCCGAGACGGTTCAGGACCTCGCCCGCGAGGAACTGGACGAAACGGTCGACGTTGAACTCATCGAAAACCCCCGAAGCGACGAGACGATGGTCGAGGACTTCGCCGTCGACACCTCGAAGGCCAACGAGGTCCTCGAGTGGGAGGCACGGCACACGGTCGAGGAATCGGTTCGGGACCTGTTACGACGGCGCGCATAA
- a CDS encoding TrmB family transcriptional regulator translates to MAGTGPTDLLQQLDLKEYEATALTHLLSAGRTTAPNISDATDIPQARVYGVLESLADYGFIEVIPGRPKQYQPKAPEEILERAKENRRQRYEDYCAEIEDLRGEFLEVFGPRYERADKDVTPTSELFHVVDVGQPSETETRQLYRNATDGVYVITNSFAYFDDIEPAVAAALEEDIPVSVLFLDPQHLPAEKAAAQGEIVDRIASNFPAIEYRFSEERLPWRGTFVDPSTDYDSGKAIFLVEETDVPNHRRQAAITENGSFVAGMKRYFDLIWEYESLETRPEP, encoded by the coding sequence ATGGCCGGAACCGGACCGACCGACCTGCTCCAGCAGTTAGATCTCAAAGAGTACGAGGCGACGGCGCTCACGCACCTGTTGAGCGCCGGCCGGACCACTGCCCCGAATATCTCGGACGCGACTGACATCCCGCAGGCGCGGGTGTACGGCGTCCTCGAGTCGCTGGCCGACTACGGCTTCATCGAGGTGATCCCCGGCCGGCCGAAGCAGTACCAGCCGAAGGCGCCCGAGGAGATCCTCGAGCGAGCCAAGGAGAACAGGCGACAGCGATACGAAGATTACTGCGCCGAGATCGAGGACCTCCGCGGGGAGTTTCTCGAGGTGTTCGGACCGCGATACGAGAGAGCGGACAAGGATGTGACCCCGACGTCCGAACTGTTCCACGTCGTCGACGTGGGCCAGCCCAGCGAGACCGAAACGCGGCAACTCTACCGGAACGCGACGGACGGCGTCTACGTCATCACGAACAGCTTCGCGTACTTCGACGACATCGAGCCGGCCGTGGCAGCCGCGCTCGAGGAGGATATCCCCGTCTCGGTGCTCTTTCTCGATCCGCAGCACCTGCCGGCGGAGAAGGCGGCCGCGCAGGGGGAGATCGTCGACCGAATTGCGAGCAACTTTCCGGCCATCGAGTACCGCTTCAGCGAGGAGCGGCTTCCGTGGCGCGGGACGTTCGTCGATCCGAGTACGGACTATGACTCCGGAAAAGCGATCTTCCTCGTCGAAGAGACCGACGTGCCGAACCATCGGCGACAGGCGGCGATCACCGAAAACGGCTCGTTCGTCGCGGGAATGAAGCGCTACTTCGATCTTATCTGGGAGTACGAGAGCCTCGAGACGCGGCCCGAGCCGTAG
- the aglF gene encoding UTP--glucose-1-phosphate uridylyltransferase AglF, which yields MQAVVLAAGKGTRLQPLTDDKPKALVEVDGTPLIEDVFDNLLEIGATEFIVVVGYQKEQIIEHYGDEYEGVPITYAHQREQLGLAHAILQTEPYIDDDFMLMLGDNIFRANLGDVVNRQREDRADAAFLVEEVPYEEASRYGVLDTNEYGEIVEVMEKPDDPPSNLVMTGFYTFTPAIFHACHLVQPSDRGEYELPDAIDLLIQSGRTIDAIRMDGWRVDVGYPEDRDKAEARLSGNSDPEQHGDEDESNDGE from the coding sequence ATGCAAGCCGTCGTTCTCGCCGCCGGCAAAGGGACTCGCCTTCAGCCCCTCACCGACGACAAACCGAAGGCGCTCGTCGAAGTCGACGGGACGCCGCTCATCGAAGACGTCTTCGACAACCTCCTCGAGATTGGCGCGACGGAGTTCATCGTCGTCGTCGGCTACCAGAAAGAACAGATCATCGAGCACTACGGCGACGAGTACGAGGGCGTCCCGATCACCTACGCCCACCAGCGCGAGCAGTTGGGACTTGCCCACGCCATCCTCCAAACGGAGCCGTACATCGACGACGATTTCATGCTGATGCTCGGCGACAACATCTTTCGCGCCAATCTTGGTGATGTCGTTAATCGTCAGCGGGAGGATCGTGCGGATGCGGCCTTCCTCGTCGAGGAGGTCCCCTACGAGGAAGCCTCTCGGTACGGCGTGCTCGACACCAACGAGTACGGCGAGATCGTCGAAGTGATGGAGAAACCCGACGATCCGCCGTCGAATCTCGTCATGACCGGTTTCTATACGTTCACGCCGGCAATCTTCCATGCCTGTCACCTCGTTCAGCCGAGCGACCGCGGCGAGTACGAACTCCCGGACGCGATCGATCTGCTGATCCAGTCCGGCCGGACGATCGACGCGATCCGGATGGACGGGTGGCGCGTCGACGTCGGCTATCCCGAGGACCGGGACAAAGCCGAAGCGCGCTTGTCCGGGAATTCGGATCCTGAGCAGCACGGTGACGAAGACGAGAGTAACGACGGAGAATAA